Proteins from a single region of Amycolatopsis sp. CA-230715:
- the cydC gene encoding thiol reductant ABC exporter subunit CydC, giving the protein MRRLTLWGVTRTDLRRLGVATALAASAELAGLLLMATAAWLLLRAAEQPPIAALTVAIVAVRTLALLRGGLRYAERLAGHEVVLRYLGALRGRVYETLTAQRSSRFSSGDLLSRLVSDVDAAQDAVLRCLLPALVALVTSSAAVLGALTFSAPVAVALATGLALASGVLPVLSARSAKRAADADAPALAALADSAIDLARGADELRAFGAADRAVTEAKTVASGLANRARRRAGSPLPGAGAAIQVLTTLAVCVAASGLSAPVVAALGLGTMAVFETVLPLATAARRWTEVGEPLRRLHQLLSEPIPRDGTRPVPAGSVHFGLRGVGVRYPNRPTPALRGVDLDLPQGRRVALVGPSGSGKSTLLAALAGQVETTSGALTLDGRALGAYPAERLPIAGALADAHVFRATVRENLLLAKPSATDGELLAACRAAGSDVDLDRLPGTDGGELSGGQRQRLLLARALLSDAPVLLLDEPVEGLNPAHADAVLRSVLAAAAGRTVVLATHQPAPLPGFDEILVLDEGEVVERGTHAELVAHAGYYAEHYLASPGRAHMP; this is encoded by the coding sequence GTGCGCCGCCTGACGCTCTGGGGCGTCACCCGCACCGACCTCCGCCGGCTCGGGGTGGCGACCGCGCTGGCTGCCTCCGCCGAACTCGCCGGGCTCCTGCTCATGGCGACCGCGGCCTGGCTGCTCCTCCGCGCCGCCGAGCAGCCGCCGATCGCCGCGCTCACGGTGGCGATCGTCGCGGTGCGCACGCTCGCACTGCTGCGCGGCGGCCTGCGCTACGCCGAACGGCTGGCCGGGCACGAAGTGGTGCTGCGGTACCTCGGCGCGCTGCGCGGTCGGGTGTACGAAACCCTGACCGCGCAACGTTCTTCGCGGTTTTCGAGCGGCGACCTTCTTTCCCGGCTGGTGTCCGATGTGGACGCCGCACAGGACGCCGTGCTGCGCTGCCTCCTCCCGGCGCTGGTCGCGCTGGTGACGAGTTCGGCCGCGGTGCTCGGCGCACTGACGTTTTCCGCCCCCGTCGCGGTGGCACTCGCGACCGGGCTGGCGCTGGCAAGTGGGGTACTCCCCGTTTTGTCCGCGCGATCGGCGAAGCGGGCCGCCGACGCGGACGCTCCCGCGCTCGCCGCGTTGGCCGACTCGGCGATCGACCTCGCACGGGGCGCCGACGAACTGCGTGCTTTCGGCGCGGCTGACCGCGCGGTGACCGAGGCCAAGACTGTCGCAAGTGGACTCGCCAACCGTGCGCGGCGACGGGCGGGTTCACCGCTTCCCGGTGCTGGGGCGGCGATCCAGGTGCTGACGACGCTCGCGGTGTGCGTCGCCGCGAGCGGGCTGAGCGCACCCGTGGTCGCCGCGCTCGGACTCGGCACGATGGCGGTGTTCGAGACCGTTCTCCCGCTCGCCACCGCGGCCCGGCGCTGGACCGAAGTCGGCGAACCCTTGCGGCGGCTGCACCAGCTCCTGTCCGAACCGATTCCCCGCGACGGCACCCGGCCGGTGCCCGCCGGGAGTGTCCACTTCGGCCTTCGCGGGGTCGGGGTCCGCTATCCGAACCGGCCGACACCCGCGCTGCGGGGCGTCGATCTGGATCTTCCGCAGGGCAGGCGCGTCGCGCTCGTCGGGCCGAGCGGGTCCGGCAAGAGCACACTGCTCGCCGCGCTCGCCGGACAGGTCGAGACCACTTCGGGCGCGCTGACGCTGGACGGGCGGGCGCTCGGCGCCTACCCCGCCGAGCGCCTGCCGATCGCCGGCGCGCTCGCCGACGCGCACGTGTTCCGCGCGACCGTCCGCGAGAACCTGTTGCTGGCCAAGCCTTCCGCGACCGACGGCGAACTGCTCGCGGCGTGCCGCGCGGCCGGTTCCGACGTCGACCTGGACCGGCTCCCCGGCACCGACGGCGGCGAGCTGTCCGGCGGGCAACGGCAACGGCTGCTGCTCGCCAGGGCGCTGCTCTCCGACGCGCCGGTGCTCCTGCTCGACGAACCGGTGGAAGGGCTCAACCCCGCGCACGCGGACGCCGTGCTGCGGTCGGTGCTCGCCGCCGCGGCGGGCCGGACCGTCGTGCTGGCCACCCACCAGCCCGCGCCACTGCCCGGTTTCGACGAGATCCTCGTGCTCGACGAAGGCGAAGTCGTCGAACGCGGCACGCACGCCGAACTCGTCGCGCACGCCGGTTACTACGCCGAGCACTACCTCGCCTCACCCGGACGTGCGCATATGCCTTGA
- a CDS encoding SRPBCC family protein: MDRGTFIEHEGRPAVRFQRTYAHPVDRLWAAITETEDLAHWFPSKVVLEGRIGGTVAFSHDPNIEDDHGTVLAYDPPRKLAYTWGGDELHFELAPTADGCALTLINVLEARDGAARNAAGWAVCLAELDKHVAGGVAEGPHSDSAEPWQPLYDAYVAAGMPSGAPIPGK, from the coding sequence ATGGATCGCGGCACGTTCATCGAGCACGAGGGCAGGCCCGCGGTGCGGTTCCAGCGCACCTACGCCCACCCCGTGGACCGCCTCTGGGCGGCCATCACGGAAACCGAGGACCTCGCGCACTGGTTCCCGTCGAAGGTGGTGCTCGAAGGCAGGATCGGTGGCACGGTGGCGTTTTCGCACGACCCGAACATCGAAGACGACCACGGCACGGTGCTCGCCTACGACCCGCCGCGCAAACTGGCCTACACCTGGGGCGGCGACGAACTGCACTTCGAGCTGGCGCCCACGGCGGACGGGTGCGCGCTGACCCTGATCAACGTGCTCGAAGCGCGCGACGGCGCGGCGCGCAACGCGGCAGGCTGGGCCGTCTGCCTCGCCGAGCTGGACAAGCACGTGGCAGGTGGGGTCGCGGAGGGCCCGCACAGCGACTCCGCCGAACCGTGGCAGCCGCTGTACGACGCCTACGTCGCGGCCGGAATGCCTTCCGGCGCCCCGATTCCCGGCAAGTGA
- a CDS encoding MFS transporter has translation MNRAGGAWLVLVATALASMMDGVDATGLAVANPVLAREFGATLPGLELLTVGYMLVMAMALVPAGMVADRIGHRRVFLAGLVAFAASSLLTGLSGSVAEMVVWRLFQGAAGATLAASSLALLRHAFPPELLKVAIGLWSAGLALATVVGPFVGGALVQFVSWRAIFFVNLPIALAAFAIAAALAPRATTDGGKSKVDVSGIALLTSSLFALVSGITRAQVDGWASAYPMCALVASAVLLLAFAARERAAPNPLLPPALFHSGRLVSGLAVIFAAGVTHFGTSFYFALYLQQIKGLSPVLAGAGLLPLIGLVALGGPASGFLNRRFGARTPIVAGLLMLAAGSAGLSLAGLGSGYGATVVFLLLMGLGIGLAMPSAVEVVIAAAPKETAGVAAGLQQTVLMVSGAFGAAIYGSIITARSPGSGEQALTSYRQAEFVTGFGHATAVGAVLTLAAAAIAAVLVRLPAPDASAADRSPAPR, from the coding sequence GTGAACCGGGCTGGGGGCGCCTGGCTGGTCCTGGTCGCCACCGCGCTCGCGTCCATGATGGACGGTGTGGACGCGACCGGCCTCGCGGTCGCGAACCCGGTGCTCGCGCGTGAGTTCGGCGCCACGCTTCCCGGGCTTGAGCTGCTCACCGTCGGATACATGCTGGTGATGGCGATGGCACTGGTTCCGGCGGGGATGGTCGCCGACCGGATCGGCCACCGGCGCGTGTTCCTCGCCGGGCTCGTCGCGTTCGCCGCGAGCTCGTTGCTGACCGGGCTTTCCGGCTCGGTCGCCGAAATGGTGGTGTGGCGGCTCTTCCAGGGCGCCGCGGGCGCGACGCTGGCGGCCAGTTCGCTCGCGCTGCTGCGGCACGCCTTCCCACCGGAGCTGCTGAAGGTCGCGATCGGACTGTGGAGCGCCGGGCTGGCACTCGCGACCGTGGTGGGCCCGTTCGTCGGCGGCGCGCTGGTCCAGTTCGTGAGCTGGCGCGCGATCTTCTTCGTCAACCTGCCGATCGCGCTGGCGGCGTTCGCCATCGCGGCGGCACTCGCGCCGCGCGCGACCACGGATGGCGGGAAGTCCAAGGTGGACGTGAGCGGCATAGCGCTGCTCACCTCGTCCCTGTTCGCACTCGTCTCCGGGATCACCCGGGCGCAGGTGGACGGCTGGGCCAGCGCCTACCCGATGTGCGCGCTCGTCGCGTCGGCGGTGCTGCTGCTCGCCTTCGCCGCCCGTGAACGGGCCGCACCGAACCCGCTGCTCCCGCCCGCGCTGTTCCACAGTGGACGGTTGGTGAGCGGGCTCGCGGTGATCTTCGCCGCAGGGGTCACGCACTTCGGCACCTCGTTCTACTTCGCGCTCTACCTGCAACAGATCAAGGGCCTCAGCCCGGTGCTGGCTGGCGCCGGGTTGCTGCCACTTATCGGACTGGTCGCGCTGGGCGGCCCCGCGAGCGGTTTCCTCAACCGCCGGTTCGGCGCGCGGACGCCCATCGTGGCCGGTCTGCTGATGCTCGCCGCGGGCTCGGCGGGACTGTCGCTCGCCGGGCTCGGCTCCGGCTACGGCGCGACCGTGGTGTTCCTGCTGCTGATGGGCCTCGGGATCGGTCTCGCCATGCCGTCGGCGGTCGAGGTCGTGATCGCCGCGGCGCCGAAGGAAACGGCGGGAGTCGCCGCCGGGCTGCAGCAGACCGTGCTGATGGTCTCCGGCGCCTTCGGCGCGGCGATCTACGGGTCCATCATCACGGCACGCTCGCCGGGATCGGGCGAACAGGCGCTCACCTCGTACCGGCAAGCCGAGTTCGTCACCGGGTTCGGCCACGCGACCGCGGTCGGCGCCGTGCTGACGCTCGCCGCGGCGGCTATCGCGGCTGTTCTCGTCCGCCTGCCAGCACCTGACGCATCGGCGGCCGATCGGTCACCAGCACCTCGGTGA
- a CDS encoding glucosyl-3-phosphoglycerate synthase, producing the protein MRWFERRTWQNPLWTPEVLAEAKGGRTVSVVMPALDEEETVGAVVASVRPLLGTLVDELVVVDSGSTDATAEVAAAAGARVVRREDVLPSLKPLPGKGEVLWRALAATTGDLVVYLDSDLVDPDPAFVPALLGPLLTAPGVHLVKGFYRRPLRLETAELGTGGGRVTELLARPVLAALRPALSGIIQPLGGEYAATREFLESVPFAAGYGVEIGLLMDAEAAYGMDGLAQVNLGVRKHRNRSLLQLGVMARQILGTALARAGVDASESAELTQFVQVSGEWLPDVTEVLVTDRPPMRQVLAGGREQPR; encoded by the coding sequence ATGAGGTGGTTCGAGCGGCGCACGTGGCAGAACCCACTGTGGACACCCGAGGTGCTCGCCGAGGCGAAGGGCGGCCGGACGGTGTCGGTCGTCATGCCCGCGCTCGACGAGGAGGAGACGGTCGGCGCGGTGGTCGCGTCCGTGCGCCCGCTGCTCGGCACGCTCGTGGACGAGCTGGTCGTGGTCGACTCCGGATCCACCGACGCCACGGCCGAGGTCGCGGCGGCGGCGGGGGCGAGGGTGGTACGCCGCGAGGACGTGCTGCCGTCGCTGAAACCGTTGCCGGGCAAGGGTGAAGTGCTCTGGCGCGCGCTCGCGGCGACGACCGGGGACCTCGTCGTCTACCTCGACTCCGACCTGGTCGACCCGGACCCCGCCTTCGTGCCCGCGCTGCTCGGGCCGTTGCTCACCGCGCCGGGCGTGCACCTGGTGAAGGGGTTCTACCGCCGCCCGCTGCGCCTGGAGACCGCCGAACTCGGCACCGGCGGCGGCCGGGTGACCGAACTGCTCGCGCGCCCGGTGCTCGCCGCGCTGCGCCCGGCGCTGTCCGGGATCATCCAGCCCCTCGGCGGCGAATACGCGGCGACGCGGGAGTTCCTGGAGTCCGTGCCGTTCGCGGCGGGGTACGGCGTGGAGATCGGGTTGCTGATGGACGCCGAGGCCGCCTACGGGATGGACGGGCTCGCGCAGGTCAACCTCGGCGTGCGCAAGCACCGCAACCGCTCGCTGCTGCAACTCGGGGTGATGGCGAGGCAGATACTCGGCACCGCGCTCGCCCGCGCCGGGGTGGACGCGAGCGAGAGCGCGGAGCTGACCCAGTTCGTGCAGGTGTCCGGGGAATGGCTGCCGGACGTCACCGAGGTGCTGGTGACCGATCGGCCGCCGATGCGTCAGGTGCTGGCAGGCGGACGAGAACAGCCGCGATAG
- a CDS encoding lysophospholipid acyltransferase family protein, translated as MLVQWFVRFVLAPLARMIYRPVVHGIQNVPATGPVVIAANHRAALDTAVIPFVTPRPVKFLGKAEYFEGKGLKGRFVAAFLTGLGYVPVERGNAQAGLAALEAGRKVLTDGGAFGIYPEGTRSLDGRLHRGHTGVAALALATGALVVPAALSGTEKLQPNGKRIPRLARITITFGRPIDFSRYEGLDASPAIRRAATDEVMYAIAELSGQEYVDKYHKRPNEAA; from the coding sequence ATGTTGGTTCAGTGGTTCGTCCGTTTTGTACTGGCCCCGCTGGCGCGGATGATCTACCGGCCGGTGGTCCACGGCATCCAGAACGTGCCCGCCACCGGCCCCGTCGTCATCGCGGCGAACCACAGGGCGGCGCTCGACACCGCGGTCATCCCGTTCGTCACCCCGCGCCCGGTGAAGTTCCTCGGCAAGGCCGAGTACTTCGAAGGCAAGGGGCTCAAGGGCCGGTTCGTCGCGGCCTTCCTCACCGGGCTCGGCTACGTCCCGGTGGAGCGCGGCAACGCGCAGGCCGGGCTCGCCGCGCTCGAAGCGGGCCGCAAGGTGCTCACCGACGGCGGCGCGTTCGGGATCTACCCCGAGGGCACCCGCTCGCTCGACGGCAGGCTGCACCGCGGCCACACCGGCGTCGCAGCGCTCGCACTGGCCACCGGCGCGCTGGTGGTGCCCGCCGCGCTGAGCGGCACCGAGAAGCTGCAACCGAACGGCAAGCGCATCCCGCGGCTGGCGCGGATCACGATCACCTTCGGCCGCCCGATCGACTTCTCCCGCTACGAGGGGCTCGACGCGTCACCGGCGATCCGGCGCGCGGCCACCGACGAGGTCATGTACGCCATCGCTGAGCTGTCCGGCCAGGAGTACGTCGACAAGTACCACAAACGCCCGAACGAAGCCGCCTGA
- a CDS encoding TIGR00730 family Rossman fold protein: MNRICVFCGSSMGFSPLYAERAAALGTMLAERGIGLVYGGASVGTMGVVADAALAAGGEVIGVIPQHLSRVEISHAGLTELHVVADMHERKAKMAEFSDGFLALPGGAGTLEELFEIWTWAQLGLHGKPLGLVDVGGYYTRLREFVDHMVDEGFLRTQHRELLFVDEDPAVLLKAFAEYEAPVIGKWVE, translated from the coding sequence ATTAACCGCATCTGCGTTTTCTGCGGCTCTTCGATGGGCTTTTCGCCGCTGTACGCCGAGCGCGCGGCGGCGCTGGGCACGATGCTCGCCGAGCGCGGCATCGGGCTCGTCTACGGCGGCGCCAGCGTCGGCACGATGGGTGTGGTCGCCGACGCCGCGCTCGCCGCGGGCGGTGAGGTCATCGGGGTCATCCCGCAGCACCTGAGCCGCGTCGAGATCTCGCACGCCGGGCTGACCGAGCTGCACGTCGTCGCGGACATGCACGAGCGCAAGGCCAAGATGGCCGAGTTCTCCGACGGGTTCCTCGCGCTGCCCGGTGGCGCGGGCACGCTGGAGGAGCTGTTCGAGATCTGGACGTGGGCCCAGCTCGGCCTGCACGGGAAGCCACTGGGCCTGGTCGACGTCGGCGGGTACTACACGCGGCTGCGCGAGTTCGTCGACCACATGGTCGACGAGGGCTTCCTGCGCACGCAGCACCGGGAACTGCTGTTCGTCGACGAGGACCCTGCCGTGCTGCTGAAGGCTTTCGCCGAGTACGAAGCACCTGTCATCGGCAAGTGGGTCGAGTAG
- a CDS encoding TIGR00730 family Rossman fold protein, whose amino-acid sequence MTRPDVPGEQYPEHPPEKHRGPVVLRRDRREEASTTDERLLDSRGPSDWVHTDPWRVLRIQAEFVEGFGALAEVPRAVTVFGSARTQRDHPEYELGRKIGAALANAGFATITGGGPGAMEAVNRGASEAGGFSIGLGIELPFEQGLNPWVDLGVNFRYFFARKTMFIKYSQAFICLPGGFGTLDELFEALTLVQTKKVTKFPVVLFGQSYWGGLYDWIASTLLAEGKISEKDLDLLHVTDDIDDAVRVVLESYQAWEDTH is encoded by the coding sequence ATGACCCGACCGGACGTGCCAGGCGAGCAGTACCCGGAGCATCCGCCCGAGAAGCACCGCGGCCCGGTGGTCCTGCGCCGGGACCGGCGCGAAGAGGCCAGCACCACCGACGAGCGGCTGCTGGATTCCCGCGGCCCCAGCGACTGGGTGCACACCGACCCGTGGCGCGTGCTGCGGATCCAGGCGGAGTTCGTGGAGGGGTTCGGCGCGCTGGCCGAGGTGCCGCGCGCGGTCACCGTGTTCGGCTCCGCGCGCACCCAGCGCGACCACCCCGAGTACGAACTGGGCCGCAAGATCGGTGCCGCGCTCGCCAACGCCGGGTTCGCCACGATCACCGGCGGCGGCCCCGGCGCGATGGAGGCGGTCAACCGCGGCGCGTCCGAAGCGGGCGGGTTCTCCATCGGGCTCGGCATCGAGCTGCCGTTCGAGCAGGGCCTGAACCCGTGGGTCGACCTCGGCGTGAACTTCCGCTACTTCTTCGCCCGCAAGACGATGTTCATCAAGTACTCGCAGGCGTTCATCTGCCTTCCCGGCGGGTTCGGCACGCTCGACGAGCTGTTCGAGGCGCTCACGCTGGTCCAGACCAAGAAGGTCACCAAGTTCCCGGTCGTCCTTTTCGGACAGTCCTATTGGGGCGGGCTGTACGACTGGATCGCGAGCACGCTGCTGGCCGAGGGCAAGATATCGGAGAAGGACCTCGACCTGCTCCACGTCACCGACGACATCGACGACGCCGTGCGCGTGGTGCTCGAGTCGTACCAGGCATGGGAGGACACCCATTAA
- the dapE gene encoding succinyl-diaminopimelate desuccinylase: MSTLDLGTDPVDLTAALVDIESVSGDEAAIADAVQEALERQAGHLEVVRNGDAVLARTNLGRPSRVILAGHLDTVPVNANLPVRREGRGDAERLHGLGTVDMKGGDAVFLHLAATVPAPKHDVTFVFYDCEEVAAVRNGLGRIERELPDWLRADLAIVGEPSNAVIEAGCQGTMRAEIRVIGARAHTARAWRGVNAIHLLSEPLRLLSEYQPRTPKIDGLTYREGLQAVKISGGVAGNVVPDEAVLTVNHRFAPDRSPEQAEKHLREVFDGYELSIVDLSPGALPGLGAPAAAELVAAAGGQPMAKLGWTDVARFAALGMPAVNYGPGDPALAHTQGENVAATEIRQVKSVLQSFLGA, translated from the coding sequence GTGAGCACTCTCGACCTCGGTACCGACCCCGTCGACCTGACCGCCGCGCTCGTGGACATCGAAAGCGTTTCCGGTGACGAAGCCGCCATCGCCGACGCCGTGCAGGAGGCGCTGGAACGACAGGCCGGGCACCTCGAGGTCGTGCGCAACGGGGACGCGGTGCTCGCCAGGACGAATCTCGGCCGCCCGAGCAGGGTGATCCTCGCCGGACATCTCGACACCGTGCCGGTCAACGCGAACCTGCCGGTGCGCAGGGAAGGGCGCGGCGACGCGGAGCGCCTGCACGGCCTCGGCACCGTCGACATGAAGGGCGGCGACGCGGTCTTCCTGCACCTCGCCGCGACGGTCCCGGCGCCGAAGCACGATGTGACGTTCGTCTTCTACGACTGCGAAGAGGTCGCGGCGGTGCGCAACGGGCTCGGCCGCATCGAACGGGAGCTGCCCGACTGGCTGCGCGCCGATCTCGCGATCGTGGGCGAGCCGTCGAACGCGGTGATCGAGGCCGGGTGCCAGGGCACCATGCGCGCGGAGATCCGCGTCATCGGCGCGCGAGCGCACACCGCGCGCGCGTGGCGCGGGGTGAACGCGATCCACCTCCTTTCCGAACCGCTGCGACTGCTGTCGGAGTACCAGCCGCGCACGCCCAAGATCGACGGCCTGACCTACCGGGAAGGGTTGCAGGCGGTGAAGATTTCCGGTGGGGTGGCCGGAAACGTGGTGCCGGACGAGGCCGTGCTCACCGTCAACCACCGCTTCGCGCCGGACCGTTCGCCGGAGCAGGCGGAAAAGCACCTGCGCGAGGTGTTCGACGGCTACGAGCTGTCCATTGTGGACCTTTCGCCGGGTGCGCTGCCCGGCCTCGGCGCGCCCGCGGCGGCGGAACTGGTCGCCGCGGCGGGCGGGCAGCCGATGGCCAAGCTCGGCTGGACCGACGTCGCCCGCTTCGCCGCGCTCGGCATGCCCGCGGTCAACTACGGGCCCGGTGATCCCGCCCTCGCGCACACGCAGGGGGAGAACGTGGCCGCGACGGAGATCCGGCAGGTGAAAAGCGTCTTACAGTCGTTCCTCGGCGCCTGA
- the dapD gene encoding 2,3,4,5-tetrahydropyridine-2,6-dicarboxylate N-succinyltransferase, which yields MSEQTPNPESTGAHGVGLATVTVGGTVLDTWFPQPKLTEAGEGTGTERLTMEQAVEALGESVGALIGEDPARGVEVVAVRTTIGSLATAPADAHDVYLRLHLLSHRLVRPHGQSLDGIFGLLSNVVWTNHGPCPVEGFEATRLRLRGRGNVTVYGIDKFPRMVDYVTPSGVRIADADRARLGAHLASGTTVMHEGFVNYNAGTLGASMVEGRISAGVVVGDGSDVGGGASIMGTLSGGGTEVISLGERCLIGANGGCGISLGDDSVIEAGLYVTAGTKVVFDGKTVKARELSGATGVLFRRNSTSGQVEAVPRTGTGIELNAALHAND from the coding sequence GTGAGCGAGCAGACCCCCAATCCCGAAAGCACCGGCGCGCACGGAGTCGGCCTGGCCACCGTGACCGTCGGCGGCACCGTGCTGGACACCTGGTTCCCGCAGCCGAAGCTGACCGAGGCAGGCGAGGGCACCGGCACCGAGCGGCTGACCATGGAACAGGCCGTCGAGGCGCTCGGCGAGTCCGTCGGCGCGCTGATCGGCGAAGACCCGGCGCGCGGCGTCGAGGTCGTCGCGGTGCGCACGACCATCGGGTCGCTCGCCACCGCACCCGCCGACGCGCACGACGTCTACCTGCGGCTGCACCTGCTCTCCCACCGGCTGGTCCGCCCGCACGGGCAGAGCCTCGACGGCATCTTCGGGCTGCTGTCCAATGTGGTCTGGACGAACCACGGGCCGTGCCCGGTCGAAGGGTTCGAGGCGACCAGGCTCCGCCTGCGCGGCCGCGGCAACGTGACGGTGTACGGCATCGACAAGTTCCCGCGCATGGTCGACTACGTGACCCCGTCCGGCGTCCGGATCGCCGACGCGGACCGCGCCCGGCTCGGCGCGCACCTGGCTTCGGGCACCACGGTCATGCACGAAGGCTTCGTGAACTACAACGCGGGCACGCTCGGCGCGTCCATGGTGGAGGGCCGGATCTCGGCCGGTGTCGTGGTCGGCGACGGCTCCGACGTCGGCGGCGGGGCGTCGATCATGGGCACCCTCTCCGGCGGCGGCACGGAGGTCATCTCGCTCGGCGAGCGCTGCCTGATCGGCGCCAACGGCGGCTGCGGGATCTCCCTCGGCGACGACTCGGTGATCGAGGCCGGTCTGTACGTCACCGCGGGCACCAAGGTCGTCTTCGACGGCAAGACGGTCAAGGCGCGCGAGCTTTCCGGCGCCACCGGCGTGCTGTTCCGCCGCAACTCGACGAGCGGTCAGGTCGAGGCGGTCCCGAGGACCGGTACCGGGATCGAACTGAACGCCGCCCTGCACGCGAACGACTGA
- a CDS encoding CHAD domain-containing protein: MSTSSSARSGKKTAKKALTAAELGLPAKPVKPRASDPPATHLRAKLDADLRAVLKHEPGTRSGVDPEDLHQMRVSTRRLRSVLKTAGGPLGSTADTVRAELGWLGAALGEVRDYDVLIGHLREVVAEFETADQPAGHELVSVFVAERAQAKRRLTKALNSERYRVLLQSVAQLTRLPDHEPETTEKSTVDESDLVTALRVPHRKLAKAIDALPAEPPDPELHALRIKGKRLRYAAELALTSAKKKRADRVKKLISATKDLQTILGDHQDAVVAADRMRDLVRGAAEGNARIGFIAGRIAERELVKRLDTRARWRSAWLKVDAAAQRAM; this comes from the coding sequence GTGAGCACCTCATCCTCCGCGCGGAGCGGGAAGAAGACGGCCAAAAAGGCATTGACCGCGGCCGAGCTCGGGCTGCCCGCGAAGCCGGTCAAGCCGCGCGCGAGCGACCCGCCCGCGACCCATCTGCGCGCGAAGCTGGACGCGGACCTGCGCGCGGTGCTCAAGCACGAGCCGGGCACCCGCAGCGGCGTGGACCCCGAGGACCTGCACCAGATGCGGGTGTCCACCCGTCGACTGCGCAGCGTCCTCAAGACGGCGGGCGGCCCGCTCGGCTCCACCGCGGACACCGTGCGCGCCGAACTCGGCTGGCTCGGCGCCGCGCTCGGTGAGGTCCGCGACTACGACGTCCTGATCGGACACCTGCGCGAGGTGGTCGCCGAGTTCGAGACCGCGGACCAGCCTGCCGGGCACGAGCTGGTCTCGGTGTTCGTCGCCGAGCGCGCGCAGGCGAAGCGGCGGCTGACGAAGGCGCTCAACAGCGAGCGCTACCGCGTGCTGCTGCAGTCGGTGGCCCAGCTGACGCGGCTGCCCGACCACGAACCCGAAACCACCGAAAAGTCCACAGTGGACGAATCGGATCTCGTCACCGCGCTGCGCGTCCCGCACCGCAAGCTCGCGAAGGCCATCGACGCGCTGCCTGCCGAACCGCCCGACCCGGAGCTGCACGCGTTGCGCATCAAGGGAAAGCGGCTGCGCTACGCAGCCGAGCTCGCGCTCACCTCGGCGAAGAAAAAGCGCGCCGACCGCGTCAAGAAGCTGATCAGCGCCACGAAGGACCTGCAGACGATCCTCGGCGACCACCAGGACGCCGTGGTGGCCGCGGACCGCATGCGCGACCTCGTGCGGGGTGCCGCCGAGGGCAACGCGCGGATCGGGTTCATCGCGGGCCGGATCGCCGAGCGCGAGCTGGTGAAACGGCTCGACACTCGCGCGCGCTGGCGCTCGGCGTGGCTGAAGGTCGACGCCGCCGCTCAGCGCGCGATGTAA